In Drosophila suzukii chromosome Y, CBGP_Dsuzu_IsoJpt1.0, whole genome shotgun sequence, the following proteins share a genomic window:
- the LOC139353575 gene encoding uncharacterized protein: MSNTPIEGYLLLRGPTHLTSRIFVGNLTPCRRKELAQLCARYGKVLGTMIEETFGFVQFESERQANIAILALHQSRFKAKTLTVHSSTFQSMEEHGHDSRQFGEDVLVAEADSSGQDLIADCEIIAMDLQGFRGAMRNRDRLIAKGLCTEVRSPIAMDDNEPLSSLEELAALGTQ; encoded by the coding sequence ATGTCCAATACGCCGATCGAAGGATATTTGCTGCTCAGGGGACCAACCCATCTTACCAGTCGAATCTTCGTAGGAAACCTGACGCCATGCAGACGCAAGGAACTTGCTCAGCTATGTGCACGTTATGGAAAAGTTTTGGGTACAATGATAGAGGAGACGTTTGGTTTTGTTCAGTTCGAGAGCGAAAGACAGGCCAACATAGCTATTCTGGCTCTGCACCAGTCGCGATTCAAGGCCAAAACCCTGACTGTCCACAGCTCCACCTTTCAATCTATGGAGGAACACGGACATGACTCCAGACAGTTCGGGGAGGATGTGCTCGTCGCCGAGGCCGACTCTTCGGGGCAGGATCTGATTGCCGACTGCGAGATCATAGCCATGGATCTCCAAGGCTTCCGAGGTGCTATGCGCAACCGGGATCGCCTCATCGCCAAGGGACTGTGCACGGAAGTTCGCTCGCCGATCGCAATGGATGATAACGAACCGCTCTCCAGTCTGGAGGAGCTCGCAGCACTTGGCACCCAGTAG
- the LOC139353576 gene encoding uncharacterized protein — protein sequence MSNTPIEGYLLLRGPTHLTSRIFVGNLPPCSRKELAQLCARYGKVLGTMIEETFGFVQFESERQANIAILALHQSRFKAKTLTVHSSTFQSMEEHGHDSRQFGEDVLVAEADSSGQDLIADCEIIAMGLQGFRGAMRIRDRLIAKGLCTEVRSPIAMDDNEPLSSLEELAALGTQYAIVLTSVNESMGSASVHYLYEDRSEHPDLPQDQAIEMVVSDFNRRHVFNSADGVRD from the coding sequence ATGTCCAATACGCCGATCGAAGGATATTTGCTGCTCAGGGGACCAACCCATCTTACCAGTCGAATCTTCGTAGGAAACCTGCCGCCATGCAGCCGCAAGGAACTTGCTCAGCTATGTGCACGTTATGGAAAAGTTTTGGGTACAATGATAGAGGAGACGTTTGGTTTTGTTCAGTTCGAGAGCGAAAGACAGGCCAACATAGCTATTCTGGCTCTGCACCAGTCGCGATTCAAGGCCAAAACCCTGACTGTCCACAGCTCCACCTTTCAATCTATGGAGGAACACGGACATGACTCCAGACAGTTCGGGGAGGATGTGCTCGTCGCCGAGGCCGACTCTTCGGGGCAGGATCTGATTGCCGACTGCGAGATCATAGCCATGGGTCTCCAAGGCTTCCGAGGTGCTATGCGCATCCGGGATCGCCTCATCGCCAAGGGACTGTGCACGGAAGTTCGCTCGCCGATCGCAATGGATGATAACGAACCGCTCTCCAGTCTGGAGGAGCTCGCAGCACTTGGCACCCAGTACGCCATTGTCTTGACGTCCGTGAATGAGAGCATGGGCTCGGCGTCAGTGCACTACTTGTATGAGGACCGCTCTGAGCATCCCGACTTGCCGCAGGATCAGGCCATCGAGATGGTTGTGTCGGACTTCAACCGCCGCCATGTCTTTAATTCAGCGGATGGTGTTCGTGACTGA
- the LOC139353546 gene encoding uncharacterized protein, with amino-acid sequence MQHSPKRSSRLRGGEATPTARRADQQPVSSGAENRPRVNITSAAAISSPATTVTTVASQPRSTAVTAAGSEPERETNQSLTSDLLKRIAALEEELKQVKALNSVSTANCAPIAVGPSADGAISGASVRPPSWSGPPLATSNGEASTNGVGPVPHSGVGASSAACTLPPSWSGPPLLTTSNHFVEPLCATSVAQTAHGFVLPGGSTHNVATASPFVGSYAPITPNESQRVYGPRKLPDLPVFGGQPEEWPILNCAFVETTQAYNCTDLENNQRLLKALKDEARETVKSLLIHPGNVSAVMEQLHFRFGRPEQLIRSQLNSVREVPPISEQHLARIVPFATRVSNLTAFLQSAKAEQHLRNPTLMEELVAKLPTSKRVDWARHAASIEPFPTVAHFSVWLQEYANVVCTVLGVEGKEPRRRVLHASVDQNGCDQQMIGMEVVQFVEGNMLRRAAGSSLELRHRVGGAW; translated from the coding sequence ATGCAGCATTCCCCGAAGAGGAGCTCGCGGCTGAGAGGAGGGGAAGCCACCCCTACAGCAAGGCGAGCGGATCAGCAGCCAGTGAGTAGTGGAGCAGAAAACCGGCCGCGAGTGAACATAACCTCGGCGGCGGCCATTTCTAGCCCAGCCACTACGGTGACTACAGTAGCGTCCCAACCGAGGAGTACTGCTGTGACAGCTGCGGGATCAGAGCCAGAGCGGGAGACGAACCAGTCCCTCACGTCGGACCTTTTGAAAAGGATCGCGGCGTTGGAGGAGGAGCTAAAGCAGGTTAAAGCCCTGAACAGTGTGAGCACCGCCAATTGCGCGCCAATCGCAGTTGGCCCAAGCGCAGATGGCGCCATCAGTGGAGCGTCGGTGCGGCCGCCATCTTGGAGCGGACCGCCATTAGCCACATCTAACGGTGAGGCCTCAACTAACGGGGTCGGGCCGGTCCCACATAGCGGTGTCGGTGCGAGCAGTGCGGCCTGCACGCTGCCGCCATCTTGGAGTGGACCGCCATTGCTAACGACTAGCAATCATTTTGTGGAGCCACTGTGTGCTACAAGTGTTGCGCAGACAGCGCATGGATTCGTGCTACCGGGCGGGAGCACCCACAACGTGGCAACAGCATCGCCATTTGTCGGATCCTACGCCCCGATAACGCCGAATGAATCCCAAAGAGTGTACGGGCCAAGGAAGCTTCCGGACCTGCCTGTATTTGGAGGGCAGCCCGAGGAGTGGCCGATCCTTAACTGTGCGTTTGTGGAGACGACCCAAGCATACAACTGCACAGACTTGGAGAACAACCAGAGGTTGTTGAAGGCGCTGAAGGATGAAGCACGCGAGACAGTGAAGTCGCTGCTGATTCACCCTGGGAACGTCAGCGCCGTGATGGAGCAGCTGCACTTTAGGTTCGGCCGACCGGAGCAGCTTATACGCAGCCAGCTGAACAGCGTGCGAGAGGTGCCGCCGATTTCGGAGCAGCACCTGGCGAGGATCGTTCCCTTCGCAACCCGAGTGAGTAACCTCACGGCCTTCTTGCAGTCAGCGAAGGCGGAGCAGCACCTGCGGAACCCAACGCTAATGGAGGAGCTTGTGGCAAAGCTTCCTACGAGCAAGCGAGTAGACTGGGCCAGGCACGCTGCATCGATCGAACCCTTTCCCACTGTGGCGCACTTCAGCGTGTGGCTGCAGGAGTACGCAAACGTCGTGTGTACGGTTTTGGGCGTCGAGGGAAAGGAGCCGAGGCGTCGAGTTCTACATGCGAGCGTCGACCAGAACGGATGCGATCAACAGATGATCGGCATGGAGGTTGTCCAATTTGTGGAGGGCAACATGCTGCGACGAGCTGCAGGGAGTTCATTGGAGCTTCGCCACCGGGTAGGTGGAGCATGGTGA
- the LOC139353577 gene encoding uncharacterized protein produces MIDDELRRNLGVRGVHRQLNIQWFGGRASREPSNVVSLEISGAGKPTRHALRNVYSVSSLSLPMQTLGRQDVQGVHKDARLPMKPYINVVPKLLIGLDHGHLGLPLRTRRFAREGPYAAATELGWVVFGPVSGQPTTPSPRSCLLAVSMDDTMEKMVEDYFEMEGFGVKLAPQVAGSDDARAQMILEDTTVKVGRRYQTGLLWKDDYAVLPRSYEMAHRRLINVEKKLKRNGQLALEYDRIIKDYVSKGYARKLQQDEVAVTSDRLWYLPHFGVENPNKPGKVRLVFDAAAKVGGTSLNSALDKGPQHYKPLPAVLFHFREGAVGVCGDIKEMFHQVLIRPEDRCSQRFLWRDGNDDRDPDTYEDDNVMVSFVCAKTKCAPMRTMSIPRLELQAAVLGTRLMNTVQEEHSVDISETVLWTDSKTVLRWIGSTHRRYKQFAQTQFLGNRVAEILELSKVSQWRWVPTADNAADDATRSQNKADLSPESRWLSGPAFLRQPASGWPAPKEGTKRVPDAPEEGTKRVPDAPEEGTKRVPDAPDEEEMPGEFALMAADEFAIPLQRFSSFSRLVRTTAWVLRFARWCRKQRSKIEEYGLTASECEAAENLLVRQDQLESFPDEMRSAECGKDVASSSEIRGLAPYVDEHGVLRVYGRVDAALCMPYSARRPVILSHRHSLTELIVRHFHAQMKHQNVDATIAQIRTRFWVTKMRRVLKEVISSCNECKLQRTRAMPPIMGPLPEDRLEAGGWPFKYTGLDYFGPLLVTVSRHREKRWVALFTCLTTRAIHLELANDLSTDSCIIAIRNFVCRRGPVHRLRSDNGKNFVGADREAKRFGDGGVWERMVQCVKRVLRHTLKEVAPRDHVLESFLIEAENVVNSRPLTHLPVDADQEAPLTPNDLLKGAANLPNTPGLDAELPKEGSTRKQWRIARMLRDRFWRRWVLEYLPTLVRREKWCRRTEPIRQGDMVFVCDPALPRREWRKGIVEEVYSGADGVVRRATVRVNDNGLSRTMLRPVSKLAVLDLSEAVLHGVGDVDGRTL; encoded by the exons ATGATCGATGACGAGCTACGGAGGAATCTGGGAGTGCGAGGCGTGCATCGACAGCTGAATATACAATGGTTTGGAGGAAGGGCCAGCAGAGAGCCCAGCAACGTGGTGAGCCTAGAGATAAGTGGAGCTGGGAAGCCCACTCGCCACGCTTTGAGGAACGTGTACTCCGTTTCGAGCCTGAGTCTGCCAATGCAGACGTTAGGTCGACAAGATGTCCAGGGCGTGCATAAGGATGCGCGTCTGCCGATGAAGCCCTACATCAATGTGGTGCCTAAGTTGCTCATCGGACTGGACCATGGACATTTGGGATTGCCACTTAGGACGAGGCGGTTTGCCAGAGAGGGACCGTATGCGGCCGCAACCGAGCTTGGATGGGTTGTGTTTGGGCCAGTAAGTGGGCAACCGACTACGCCGTCACCGAGGTCCTGCCTTCTAGCCGTGTCAATGGATGATACGATGGAAAAGATGGTGGAGGACTACTTCGAGATGGAAGGCTTTGGTGTGAAGCTCGCGCCACAGGTCGCAGGCAGCGATGACGCGCGGGCACAAATGATCCTCGAAGATACCACGGTGAAAGTGGGGCGTCGCTACCAGACGGGATTACTCTGGAAGGACGACTACGCTGTGCTGCCACGGAGCTATGAGATGGCGCACAGACGGCTGATCAATGTGGAGAAGAAGTTGAAGCGCAACGGGCAGTTGGCGCTGGAATACGATCGTATCATTAAGGATTACGTATCCAAAGGATATGCGAGGAAGCTGCAGCAGGATGAGGTCGCGGTGACGAGCGACCGGCTATGGTATTTGCCACATTTTGGTGTCGAAAACCCGAACAAGCCCGGTAAGGTCCGGCTTGTGTTCGATGCTGCAGCCAAGGTTGGAGGAACCTCGCTAAATTCGGCGCTGGACAAGGGGCCTCAGCATTACAAGCCCTTGCCAGCCGTGCTCTTCCACTTCAGGGAAGGAGCAGTCGGAGTCTGCGGTGACATCAAGGAGATGTTCCACCAAGTGCTGATCCGACCCGAGGATCGATGTTCCCAACGATTCCTTTGGAGAGATGGCAACGACGATCGAGACCCGGATACGTACGAGGATGACAACGTGATGGTTAGCTTCGTGTGCGCAAAGACGAAGTGCGCGCCGATGAGAACGATGTCGATCCCAAGGTTGGAGCTGCAGGCAGCGGTTCTTGGAACCAGACTGATGAACACTGTCCAGGAGGAGCACAGTGTGGACATCAGCGAGACGGTGTTGTGGACGGACTCAAAGACGGTGCTGAGATGGATCGGCAGCACCCACCGCCGGTACAAGCAGTTT gcacaaacacaGTTTCTTGGCAACCGAGTGGCGGAGATTTTGGAGTTGTCGAAGGTTTCCCAGTGGAGGTGGGTACCTACAGCTGACAACGCAGCGGATGATGCGACGCGGTCGCAGAATAAGGCGGACCTTAGCCCGGAATCACGTTGGTTAAGCGGACCCGCATTTTTGAGGCAGCCAGCGAGCGGCTGGCCGGCGCCTAAGGAGGGAACTAAGCGTGTTCCAGATGCGCCTGAGGAGGGAACTAAGCGTGTTCCAGATGCGCCTGAGGAGGGAACTAAGCGTGTTCCAGATGCGCCTGATGAAGAGGAGATGCCCGGTGAGTTTGCATTGATGGCCGCGGATGAATTTGCCATTCCGCTCCAGAGATTCTCGAGCTTCAGTCGCCTGGTGAGGACCACAGCATGGGTCTTGAGGTTTGCGCGTTGGTGTCGCAAGCAGAGAAGCAAGATCGAGGAGTACGGACTCACTGCATCGGAGTGTGAGGCCGCGGAGAACCTGTTAGTCAGACAGGACCAGTTGGAGTCGTTCCCCGACGAGATGAGGTCGGCGGAATGCGGAAAGGACGTTGCCAGCTCGAGTGAGATTCGAGGTCTGGCGCCTTACGTGGATGAACATGGAGTTCTGCGAGTTTATGGCAGAGTTGATGCCGCGCTGTGCATGCCGTACAGTGCGAGGAGGCCCGTAATACTGTCACACAGGCACAGTCTTACGGAATTGATTGTGAGGCACTTTCATGCCCAGATGAAGCATCAAAACGTGGATGCGACGATTGCTCAGATTCGGACGAGATTCTGGGTCACGAAGATGAGACGAGTGCTGAAGGAAGTAATCTCGTCGTGCAACGAGTGCAAGTTGCAGCGAACGCGGGCGATGCCGCCGATAATGGGACCCCTACCAGAGGATCGACTGGAAGCGGGAGGATGGCCATTCAAGTACACCGGATTGGATTACTTTGGGCCACTGCTGGTGACTGTATCCCGTCACAGAGAGAAGCGTTGGGTCGCCTTGTTCACATGCTTGACGACAAGGGCGATTCATCTGGAGTTGGCTAATGACCTGTCGACGGATTCCTGCATAATAGCGATCAGGAACTTCGTCTGCCGTAGAGGACCAGTACATAGACTGCGGAGTGATAACGGCAAGAACTTCGTGGGAGCTGACAGGGAGGCCAAGCGATTTGGAGAC GGCGGAGTATGGGAGCGGATGGTGCAGTGCGTCAAACGAGTGCTGCGCCATACCCTGAAGGAAGTTGCGCCGAGGGATCATGTGTTGGAGAGTTTCCTGATCGAGGCGGAGAATGTAGTCAACTCGCGTCCGCTCACCCACTTGCCGGTGGATGCGGACCAAGAGGCGCCGTTGACGCCAAATGATCTGCTCAAGGGAGCAGCTAACCTGCCGAATACGCCTGGATTGGATGCGGAGCTGCCCAAAGAGGGTTCTACGCGAAAGCAGTGGAGGATTGCTCGCATGCTGCGAGACCGTTTCTGGAGGAGGTGGGTCCTGGAGTACCTGCCTACGCTTGTGCGCCGCGAGAAGTGGTGCCGGAGAACGGAGCCCATCCGCCAGGGCGATATGGTCTTCGTCTGCGATCCTGCCTTGCCCAGACGAGAGTGGCGCAAGGGAATCGTGGAGGAGGTCTACAGCGGAGCTGATGGAGTCGTCAGACGCGCTACTGTGCGCGTGAACGACAATGGCCTATCTCGGACAATGTTGCGGCCCGTCTCAAAACTTGCAGTTTTGGATTTGAGTGAAGCGGTTCTTCACGGGGTCGGGGATGTCGACGGTCGAACATTGTAA
- the LOC139353578 gene encoding uncharacterized protein, whose protein sequence is MSNTPIEGYLLLRGPTHLTSRIFVGNLPPCSRKELAQLCARYGKVLGTMIEETFGFVQFESERQANIAILALHQSRFKAKTLTVHSATFQSMEEHGHDSRQFGEDVLVAEADSSGQDLIADCEIIAMDLQGFRGAMRIRDRLIAKGLCTEARSPIAMDDNEPLPDQSIEMVVSDFNRRHVFNSADGVRD, encoded by the exons ATGTCCAATACGCCGATCGAAGGATATTTGCTGCTCAGGGGACCAACCCATCTTACCAGTCGAATCTTCGTAGGAAACCTGCCGCCATGCAGCCGCAAGGAACTTGCTCAGCTATGTGCACGTTATGGAAAAGTTTTGGGTACAATGATAGAGGAGACGTTTGGTTTTGTTCAGTTCGAGAGCGAAAGACAGGCCAACATAGCTATTCTGGCTCTGCACCAGTCGCGATTCAAGGCCAAAACCCTGACTGTCCACAGCGCCACCTTTCAATCTATGGAGGAACACGGACATGACTCCAGACAGTTCGGGGAGGATGTGCTCGTCGCCGAGGCCGACTCTTCGGGGCAGGATCTGATTGCCGACTGCGAGATCATAGCCATGGATCTCCAAGGCTTCCGAGGTGCTATGCGCATCCGGGATCGCCTCATCGCCAAGGGACTGTGCACGGAAGCTCGCTCGCCGATCGCAATGGATGATAACGAACCGCTCCCA GATCAGTCCATCGAGATGGTTGTGTCGGACTTCAACCGCCGCCATGTCTTTAATTCAGCGGATGGTGTTCGTGACTGA
- the LOC139353579 gene encoding uncharacterized protein, with product MSNTPIEGYLLLRGPTHLTSRIFVGNLPPCSRKELAQLCARYGKVLGTMIEETFGFVQFESESQANIAILALHQSRFKAKTLTVHSATFQSMEEHGHDSRQFGEDVLVAEADSSGQDLIADCEIIAIDLQGFRGAMRIRDRLIAKGLCTEVRSPIAMDDNEPLSSLEELAALGTQYAIVLTSVNERMGSASVHYLYEDRSEHPALPQDQAIEMVVSDFKRRHVFNSADGVRD from the coding sequence ATGTCCAATACGCCGATCGAAGGGTATTTGCTGCTCAGGGGACCAACCCATCTTACCAGTCGAATCTTCGTAGGAAACCTGCCGCCATGCAGCCGCAAGGAACTTGCTCAGCTATGTGCACGTTATGGAAAAGTTTTGGGTACAATGATAGAGGAGACGTTTGGTTTTGTTCAGTTCGAGAGCGAAAGTCAGGCCAACATAGCTATTCTGGCTCTGCACCAGTCGCGATTCAAGGCCAAAACCCTGACTGTCCACAGCGCCACCTTTCAATCTATGGAGGAACACGGACATGACTCCAGACAGTTCGGGGAGGATGTGCTGGTCGCCGAGGCCGACTCTTCGGGGCAGGATCTGATTGCCGACTGCGAGATCATAGCCATAGATCTCCAAGGCTTCCGAGGTGCTATGCGCATCCGGGATCGCCTCATCGCCAAGGGACTGTGCACGGAAGTTCGCTCGCCGATCGCAATGGATGATAACGAACCGCTCTCCAGTCTGGAGGAGCTCGCAGCACTTGGCACCCAGTACGCCATTGTCTTGACGTCCGTGAATGAGAGAATGGGCTCGGCGTCAGTGCACTACTTGTATGAGGACCGTTCTGAGCATCCCGCCTTGCCGCAGGATCAGGCCATCGAGATGGTTGTGTCGGACTTCAAGCGCCGCCATGTCTTTAATTCAGCGGATGGTGTTCGTGACTGA